In Acidobacteriota bacterium, the sequence TCGAATAGGCCGAACGCGCCGGAGATATCTTGAGACCAAACGGAATTTCGACTCAACAATTCACATGCAAGTTCCGCTTGGCAGTCCCGGCCATGGTCCGCTCAATTTGTTTTGCAACGCTGAGCGCCGCGTCCCGTATCCAGCCGTGTCCAAACCTTTGCGGTCCTGAGGTTGGCGGGAATCCCCCAGCCTAGCCTACAGTACAGCAGACCGCAGCCTTTCACTCTCTCTCCAGCCCTTCCCGGCAACCTCCCGTCATTTAGGAGAGGTTCATGGCAAAAGAAATGGTAGTCTCCTCAAACCCACACGAAACTCGTGTGGCGATTCTTGAGGATGGTCTTGTCTCAGAAATTTTCTTTGAGCGCGAGCAGACGTATAGCCTGGCAGGCAGCATCTACAAAGGCCGCGTAATGCGTATCCTGCCCGGCATGCAATCGGCTTTTGTCAACATTGGCCTGGAGCGCGATGCCTTTCTGTATGTCTCCGATTTTCTGGAGGGTCTGGAAGAGTACGACCAGCTGATGCACACGTTGGAGGAGCGCACTCCTCCACGCGGCAGCGCGGAGGAGGATGCCGAGTTGTCTTCGGCGGACGCCTTGGTGGAGGTCGGCACAGCACAAGTTGCTCCTTCCGTGGCACCTCTGGATGGCACTCCTGAAACTTCCAATCCAACTGGCCCGTCAAGCGCATCACCCCCTCGCCCGCCACAGGGCGATCGCGGCCGCGACGGTGGGCGTGGCCGGAGTGATCGCGGGTGGCGATACGGCCGACGCGGTCGAAGCGGTGCACCGCGTGGTGGTAAAGGTGGCATTCCTGACTCCAAGTACGCTCGCACCGGACCCGAGTCGGCGCCACCCCCTCCGAATGAGCGCCCCATTGAGGCGGTCACGGAACCCGAAGTTTCCGAGCAACTAGTTTCTGCGCCTGAAGTTTTGGATCAGCCTGTGGCGCGCATCCTGCTTCCGGGTGAATCGTTGGCTAAATACCGTGAGCAGCCCAGCCCTTCCGATTCCACAATGGAAATCGCCGGCTCGCATGAATCCCCCTTGGAAATTTCTCGTGGCAATGAAGCGGTTGAGCCGGTTCACGAGGAAGAGATCGCAGCCATGCCCGTCGCTGCATTGGATGTGGTCGTTGCCGCCGTTCCCGCAACGGTGCAATCGAAAATAGAAGCGCAAGACGAGGTGCTGGATGAAGTGCTGGCCGAGGCAGACGGCGCTCTCAGTGCGGAGCCGCTTGAGCAGGAAGCCTCTGAAGTGATCAGTCATCCACTAGCTTTTACCCCGCGGCCATTTGACCTTCAGGCTTTTGCTGAATCCAGCCCGGAGGACATGACCGCCGAGGAGATGGATGCCGCCGGTGAGCAGGTGCTGCGGGAGGCTGCTGCCGAATCGGCTGGCGCTGGCATTGATTGGGAATCACGAGAGGAAACGCAGGATATCTCTGGTGAGATGAGCGCGGAAGAGTCCGGAGAAGAAATCTCCACTCCGGCAGATAATGAATCCGGCACCCCCGCAGAATCGGGAGAAGCTCCAGCCGGAAGGGAAGGCGCACCGCGCGAAGCGGCTGTCCGTGAGGGTGGCCGCAACCCTCGCTTCCAGCGCCGAGGGCGTTCGCAAGCCCGTCGCGGTGGGCCGCGGCGTGATGGTATGCCGCCTCGTGAGGGCCTGCCGCCGCGCGAGGATGCAGCGCCTCCGGATCCCGGCCGAGACCAAGTTCTCGACCAAGGTCGAGCGCAGGGTCGAGCGCAGGGCCGCCGTCCGCAACGCAACGGCAACGGGCCTCGGGAAGGCCAGCGCGATACTCCGCGCGACACCCCGCGCGACGGGCAGCGTCAGGGTCAGGCTCCACGCCCGCTGATTGGCGACATGCTCAAGGAAGGCCAGGAGATCATCGTCCAGATCGCCAAGGAGCCGCTCGGCAAGAAAGGTGCGCGCATCACGTCGCACGTCGCGCTGCCGGGCCGCTATGTGGTCTACATGCCCACGCTCAACCACATTGGCGTGTCGCGCAAAGTGAGTTCGGACGAAGAGCGCCAGCGCCTGAAGCGCGTTGTGCTGGACGCCGCGAAAAACTTTGCCGGGGGATTCATCGTGCGCACCGCGGGCGATGGTCGCAGCGATGAGGACATTCGCCAGGACGTGCAGTATCTGACGCGCCTGTGGCTGGACATCAAGGCCAAGGCAGAGAAGTCCAACGCGCCGTCGCTGCTGCATCACGATCCCGACCTCGTCCTGCGCACGCTGCGCGATCAGCTTTCTCCCGAGTACACCACCATCTGGGTGGACAACGAGCAGGTCTATGAGCAGATTCTGCTGATGGTCCAGAAGTTCCAGCCCACGTTGGTGGGTCGCGTGCGGCTCTACACCAAAGAAGTGCCGCTCTTTGAAGAGACCGGCGTTCAGGATGAGCTGAACAAAGCGCTGAAGCCCAAAGTCTGGCTCAAGTCGGGTGGCTACATTGTCATCAATCAGACCGAGGCGCTGGTGGCCATCGACGTCAACACGGGCAAGTTCGTGGGCAAGTCGAATCGCCTCGAAGACACCATCGTCAAGACCAACCTCGAGGCCATTCAGGAGATTGTGCGGCAGATTCGCCTGCGCGACCTGGGCGGCATCATCGTCATCGACTTCATCGACATGGACGAGCGCAAGAACCGCGCCAAGGTGATGATGGAACTGGAAGACGCAGTGCGGGCGGACCGCTCGCCGTCCAAAATCCTTTCATTCAACGAATTCGGCCTGGTGGCTCTTACGCGCAAGCGTGTGCGTCAGTCGCTCGAACGCGCCCTGTGCACCTCCTGCGTCTATTGCGACGGATCGGGCATGGTGAAGTCGCCCGCAACGGTGAGCCTGGAAATTCTCAGCGAAGCCAAGAAGGTATGCGCCGATTGGACGGGCAAACAGGTAACCATTCGCGTGAATCCCGAGGTAGGCAAAACCCTGAAATCCACCGCTGCCAGCATCATCGAATCCATTGAAGAGATGACCGGCAAGGGCGTCATCATCCGCAACGACCCCAGCGTCCACATGGAGAACTTCTACTTCGACTAGGGATGTGAATTGAATTTGCGAAATGGGAGAGCAGGAAGCATCGCTTCCTGCTTTTCTTTCTTGCGGCTCAATCAACAAATAAATAAGGTCGTCATTCCGAGCGAAGCGGGGAACCCGCTTTTCCAACTGCCGCGTTGGCTTCCTGTGATCTGCTGCCGGAAGACCTCCGTCCCATCCGCCAGAAAACTATCAACCCGCATAGTGTCAACAGCGAGACCGACGCACCGATCCAGAAATGCCGGGGGCGGAAGCGCATCTCGATGCGATGCGATCCAGCGGAGACGGGCAAGGCGCGGAAGATGCTGTCGGCGCGAAGAACTTCCGCCGGTTGGCCGTCGATCGTCGCTTCCAATCCCGGATAGAAAATCTCATTTACCAGAACTATTCTCGGCTTCGCTGAAGCCACAGTGAACGAATACCGATTGGCCGAAACATCGTAGTCCCGGAACTTGAAGTCACTGCCAGTCATTGCGGGAGTCGCTGTGCCTTCCGGCGACGGCGTTTTGGGCAGGCGAATCAGAGTGAGTCCGTAGATGCTCATGTCGGATTTTTGATGGGCGGTCAGAGTGATGCTGCCAGCGCCTGCCCGCAACTCAAATACTCCCAGGTCCACGGTGCGCGTGGACGCGCAGAAGTATCCGCCGGAGCGTGGAACCTTTGTCGGCTGGCCTTCCTGCAACTGATCGTCTTGCTGAACTTTCGCGGTAACGATAGGGAAGGGGTCCGTTTGCTGGGTGAAGTACTCGGCGGAGATCAGATAGTTCCCGGGTTGGACGTTCGCGGGCAGGGGGAAGCGCTGCCAGTCATCTGGAAAGTTTCCCCAATAGGCGCGATACCGGCGCGGCTCAGAGCAACTGCCATCGTCGATCACGCCTCCGGTGGAACCCTCTTCGGCTGAGGGCAAGGTGTAGGTCTGTAACTCTTCAATCGGGAACGCGGGATTTGCAGGGACGTCTCCGCGCTCCATAACTAACGCACTTCGGGCAGTGAACCAGAGCGAGTTCATCAGCGCCAGCGCCGCAGCGTTGTCAGGAACCACGTACGCCCGGTCAAACATCCAAGCGCGCGAGAGGAAATTGCGGTTCTCGTAAATCTTGTACCAGCCCAGGCCGTCGTAGACTTTCTTCAGGTTCGCCATTTTCTCCATATGCATGTCGGCTTCGCGGATCGAGACCGTCAGGTAATACTTGATGCCCAGCAAATCCTGCATGCCGGATTGCAGATTGTTGTCCGGCCCGGCATCGGCCCACGCGTAGGCGTTGGTCTGCATGAACTGGCGCACGTATTCGTTGTAGCGGCGCGGCAGCACCGGGTTCCAGCCATACGTGCCGGGGATGCGCACGAGGTTCCAGTAGTTATTCGGCCAGCCCATGGTGTTGGCCACGCGAAAATCTCCGGACTGATCCGCGCGGAGGAATGCAATCTCCTCCTTGCGGTCATAGAGTGAGTCGTAGCTCATGAATAGCCGTGGATCCCGCGGCTCGGCGTTGAATGGGTTGTTCATGTGGAAGTTGAACAGCTCCGCGGCGGCGAGCAGGAGAATCGTCCACTGGACGGCATGAATGCGCCGCAGCTCCATCGGCCACGCGAGCACAAACGCTGAGACGATTCCGAGGCCCAACAGCATGTACCAGTAGTACGGTATGATCCCGAGCCACCCCCAGTGCAGCCCTCCCAGCACGGCAAACGCGAAGGCGGCAAGGACGAAAACGCGCAGCCAGCGGAGGTGGAACCTTCGTTTCTCTTCATCCTCCAGCGCCGCCGCGCCCACACCCGCCATCACCGCTGCCGAGAAGATGGCTAGGTTGACGAAGATGAAGATGTTGCGGAACAGCTTCAGCAACGGCAGGCTGTAGTTGAGCTTGAAAAACGGTCCATTCGTGCCGAGCGATGCGAGCGAGAAGACAATGATCATGCCCAGCCAGAAGAAGTTCTTGCGCCGCGCCATCTCCACCAGCCCCACCAGCGCCAGCACACAGCCCGGCACGCTGATGAAGGCGATTTGGTAGCTGGGCCATGGGATCAGGCGAAGTTGCGCGCCGTGGAACTCGCCGAAAAAGTTGGGCAGAAAGTAAGTCCACAGATAGCGCGGATCACGTCCGCCGGCCATGACCTCCGGCGTCAGTTGCGAGCGAATCGAGAGTGCGCCAAGCTCCGCGGCCGGGATAAGCTGGACCATCGCCAGCCCAGCCCCAATTAAGGCAATCGTTCCGAGAAGCAGAATCCAATGCGGCCACAGGATTTTTCTGTCCGCCCCGGCGCAGGCTTCATAGAAGAAGTAAAGAAATAGCAGCAGCCCGAGGTATACCGCGTGCTGGTAATGGCCGGTCAGGCAGACCATCCCGTACGCGCCGCCGGCCAACGCGCCCGCGCGCCAGTCCCGGCCATGCAACGCGCGCCGCGCCAACAGGAACACCAGGGGGAACCAGCCGAGCGCGTTCACGATGGACTGGTGCTGCGCGTGCGTGGTCAGCGGCCCGCTGAACATATAGATTACGCCGGCGATGAGCGCGGGCAGATGCTTCTTCGTCCAGTCCTTCACCAGCCAATACATGCTGAGTCCGGCGAGGAAATAGTGGACGACAATTTGAATCTCCAGCAACTTGTAGGAAAGCGGATAGAACAGCCGCGACACCAGCATCAGCCAGTTTGGTGGATAGAATATCTGCGCCTCGGGGTCGGCGATCACTGGGTAACCCGCAAAGTTGAACGGGGTCCACAGCGGCAGGCGAAAGTGGCGCAGCTCTTCATGGACGTATCCAAGCAACGGGTAAAAGAAATCCACCGCGTCCCAGGGGATGATGGCGCGATTGGTGAAGAGAATTCTGGAGTAGAAAATGAGGGTCAGCAGGGCCAGGACGATGGGTCCACTCCAGCGAGATTGTTCCGAGAGCAGCCCGAAGGCCTTCCGCATAAGCGAGCGCAGCAGGATCATAAGTTAGTGGCCTGATTAGCTGGTTTCAGTATAATCAGTGTATGCGAAAGTCGTCAATCAACTTAGCACGACTGGTGGGACTTCTTCTCCTGGCGGTGTATCCCGCATCAAGTCTTTTGGCGCAGCAGCCGCAAGCGGGAGAGCCGGATAAAGTAAAGCCGGTAACGTTGCGTATCGGTGTGCCCAACAAGCAGAGCGAACGCGATGTGGTATTTTCGCTGATCGTGGAGACCTCGGGCGCGGCGTCGGTGGGACGCATTCGCGCGGAACTCGAGCTGAGCGCGATGGACGGCTGGAGCTTTCGCAACATTGAGCAGACGCGCGGGCTGAACCTGCGCAGCACGGCGAAGAAGCGTAATCAGGGCGCGGGCACGCTGGTGATTGACTGGGATATCTCGGCCGAAGGCAATGAGTTGCCCACCGGCCACGTGGCGTTGCTCCGTGTTCAGGCGGACAAGAACAGCAAGTCGCCGGGACCGGCCTCGGATAACCCGCCGACGCTGGTGGTGCGCAAGATGTCCTGGGGGTTGGCTGAATTTGAAAAGCCGCCGGAGGGGTTGCCGCAACTGGAAACGCCGGACAACCTCACCGGCAATCCAGACGTCTCCTGCTTCTTCTTCACTCACTAATATGCTTATGCCGATGGTGTACCGCAAACAGAGCCGCGCCCGGGAGGGAGCGGTTAACTGGCACAGGCTGGCGTGCTTGACGAGAAACCGCTCCCTCCCGGTCGCGGCTCTGTTTGCTCAGCGGCGGATCAGATACATGAACCACGCGCCGCCGACGATGACGGCGGAAAATATGCCGAACACCTGTAAGCCGTAGCGCAGCCGCTCGCGATCCGTACTCTTGCTGGTGACGCCGAAGACCACGCTGGTGGCGATGGCGAAAATCATGGCGGCGGTAAAGTGGGAACTGTTCATCGAATCCTGCGCCTTCCTAATGGAAATTTCTTAGCTCTTCTTGCCCATGGCGATGTCGTAGGCGTCTAGAATCGCCAGCACGTTCAGCAGTCCGGCGACGATCAGAAACTTTGAACCGTAATCGGCGTGTGGCGCGGCCGTTATGGTTGAGGTGTAGCCGGAAAACTTCGCGCCGAAGTAAAACAATCCCGCGCACAGATTCCCGAGAAATCCAAGTGTATCGACGGGATTGCCGCGCGCGGGCTCAAAGAAGCTGCCTGCATTGGCAAGGCCGAAAACAAATAGTAGTCCAATTGAACCCAGTAGCAGTCCTCCACGGCCCCAGCGGCCTAGCAGGAAATGTCCGCCTCCGGGCAGCAACCATCCAGCCACCAGCGGGCCCACGGGCAGCGCCGGCTTCGCTTCAGTGAGTACTTCCGCTTTCCTCGACATTAGGGCTCCCATCTTCGCACCGGTCAACTCACGGCTCGATACAAATCCTCACGATCTCATTTTGCACCGCGCCAGTGATGCGCGCCGCGCGCGGCTCCACGTAAACATCCAGTTCACTGCGTACGCCGAACTCGGGCAGGTAGATACCAGGCTCGATCGAAAAGCAGGTTCCGGGGATGACAGGACGTTCGTCGTGCGTCTCCAGATCATCCATGTTGGCGCCGTTGGCATGCACCGACTGGCCGATGGAGTGTCCCGTGCGATGCACGAAATAGTCGCCGTACCCGGCTGCCTCGATCACCGAACGCGCGGCCCGATCCACTTCATAGCCGCGAATCACTTGCCCCGCTCGCATGGCTTCATCGACCGCCGCGACCGCCGCGTCGCGCGCCTGCCGCACGATGGCGAAAACAGTTTCAATCTGCTCGGGCGGCTGCGGGCCGGCAAATCCGGTCCAAGTAACATCATAGTAGACTGCGCCGGGCTTGTCACATTTCGCCCAGACGTCCAGCAGCACAAAATCCCCTGCGCGAATCGAGCTTGACCCAGCGGCCTGCGGCGCGTAGTGCGGAATGCCGGAGTGCGCGTTGGCGGCGACGATGGGCGGTGAATCGGAGACCAGGCCGTGTCGCGCCAGCCGCTCGGCCATCCATTGCTGGGCTTGGTGTTCGGTGAAGGCCCCATCCCGCGTGATACTCTTGCCAATCTTCGCGAAAGTTTCCCGAACGATCTGGTCGACGGCGCGGCCTGCCTCGAGATGCAACTCCAGCGCCGCCGCCGACCACCGCGAATCGCAGCGCTGGACCAGGTTCCCCGAGCTGATCACTTCATGGCCGAAGCTGCGAACCAACTCCACCGTCCCCGCATCGGCCATGGATACCGACGGCAGTTGATTGAGCGGTGAGTATTGCATGGCGATCGTTCCGTAAGGCGCGAGCATCTCCCGCAGACGCTCCTGCAACTCCACCCAACCACGATAGACGCGCACCGTCCCGGGCAGCGCGGCAAGCTGATCGCTCTCGATGCGATGCAGCAGCTTCACGGGCGCGCCCTCCGCGGGCACCAGATAATACCAGCGCCGCGTCATCCAATCGCCCTTGGGCAGATCCAGCAGCGTGCGCGCCACGTGGTCGCGGCGATGAAAATCGCAGAACAGCCACGCGGGAATGCCTTCGTCGCGCAGCGCCAGCTGGATTGCTTCCATGTTCATCTTTGCCTGTTCCCTCGATTGGACTCCGCCGCCGCGCGCTGAGTTGGCTGAACGTTCGCCGTTGTCTCGGAAATTCCGGCGAGCGTGCGCACGTCCGCCTCGCTGATGCTCTCGAGCGCAATCACTTTCTGCCGCGCCGTGTGTCCCGACACGATGCGCACCCGCGAACGCGCAATGCCCAGGCCGCGCGCGAAGAATTCAATGCAGGCCTCGTTGGCTTTGCCGTCCACAGGAGGGGCGGTGAGGAATAATTTCCACTCATCCGGCTGCCAGGGCTTCAGAGCGTTGCGGGTGGCGCGCGGCTGGACGCGCACGCGAAGGTTCATCACTTTGCTCCGGCCCCATCTCCGTCGCGTTTCGTGCGCGGGCCAAAAATCGCGGTGCCGATGCGCACCATGGTCGCGCCTTCTTCGATGGCAATGGGGAAGTCATGGCTCATTCCCATGGAGAGCTCCTGCACCCAGGCGTGGCCCTCGGCGCGCAGGCGATCACGCAACTCGCGCAACTTTCGGAAGAAGGGTCGCGAGGCTTCGGGATCATCCATGTACGGCGGGATCAGCATCAGTCCCTGCGGATCCAGATGATCGAGCGAACCAAGGATGGTGGCCAAGCGTGACGCGTCCGATTCTGCCGCGCCGGTTTTGCGATCTTCCTGCGCCAGCTCTTCGCCGAGCTTGATTTGCAGCAGGACTTTCAAGCGCTTGCCTTGCTGCGCCGCTGCCTCATTGAGTCGCCGCGCCAGGCGCTCACTGTCTATAGTCTGAATATAGTTAAAGCCGAGGGCCAGCGAAACTTTGTTTGATTGCAGGTGTCCGATCAGATGGAATTGCACGCCGGGCAGGGCACTGGCTAGATTGAGCACGGGGGCCTTCTCCTGAAACTCCTGAACACGATTTTCACCGAACTCGCACAGTCCGGCATCATAGGCAGCTCGGATGGCCTCGGCGGGAAACGTCTTGCTCACGGCGATCAGCCGCACCGCATCCGCATTGCGGCCCGAGCGATGGGCTGCAACCCGAATTGCTTCCAGTACTTCAGACGCGTTGGTGGCGATGTGTTCGGTGGTCAACATATACAAAAGTTCGCGTAACATTGATTTTAGCACTCTGGATCGAACGCGCGCGCTGTCCAGCCTTAACCAGATGGAAGTGCTATCATAATAGACACCCTAGCTATCGGACTACATCGTGAAACCTTCGGGCAAGTTCATCACATTGGAAGGAATTGACGGCTGCGGGAAGACGACGCAGGCGGCGCTGCTGGCTGAGTATCTGGAGCAGCGCGGATATCCCGTGCGGCTAACGCGCGAACCGGGCGGCACCGCCGTGGGTTGTGAGGTCAGCAAATTGGTGCAGACTCCCGGGCCGGAGCAGCTCTCGCCATTGGTTGAGTTGACGCTGATGTTTGCGGCGCGCGTGCAACATATCGAGCACATTATTGCTCCGTCGCTGGCTCACGGCACGCACGTCATCTGCGACCGGTTCAGCGACTCGACCATCGCCTATCAGGGCTTCGGGCGCGGTATTCCGCTCGATACTATTGACCTGCTCGATCAACGCCTGTGCGGTGGGCTACGGCCCGGGCTTACGCTGGTGATCGACGTGGACGTCCCTGTCGCCGCGGCACGCACGTCGGGGCGAAATCGCGGCGCTGGCGTCAGCGACACGCGCTTCGAGCAGGAAGGCCTCGATTTCTTTAGTCGGGTTCGCGGTGGCTACGTCGCCTTGTCCCAACAAGAGCCGAAGCGTGTGCTTTTCATCGACGGCTCAGGCAGCATCCAGGTGGTACACGCGGGGGTTCGATCCGCCGCCGAAGAATTTCTGCGATCTAGTTGAGGCGAGAGTGCAGCGAAAATCAATCAGGAAGCAATAGGAGATTTGACAGTCCGCTTGGGCAGGCATTGTTATGGGGTTTTCTGATTATCGTGGGAACTCGGAGGTGGTGGCGGCGCTGCGCG encodes:
- a CDS encoding Rne/Rng family ribonuclease encodes the protein MAKEMVVSSNPHETRVAILEDGLVSEIFFEREQTYSLAGSIYKGRVMRILPGMQSAFVNIGLERDAFLYVSDFLEGLEEYDQLMHTLEERTPPRGSAEEDAELSSADALVEVGTAQVAPSVAPLDGTPETSNPTGPSSASPPRPPQGDRGRDGGRGRSDRGWRYGRRGRSGAPRGGKGGIPDSKYARTGPESAPPPPNERPIEAVTEPEVSEQLVSAPEVLDQPVARILLPGESLAKYREQPSPSDSTMEIAGSHESPLEISRGNEAVEPVHEEEIAAMPVAALDVVVAAVPATVQSKIEAQDEVLDEVLAEADGALSAEPLEQEASEVISHPLAFTPRPFDLQAFAESSPEDMTAEEMDAAGEQVLREAAAESAGAGIDWESREETQDISGEMSAEESGEEISTPADNESGTPAESGEAPAGREGAPREAAVREGGRNPRFQRRGRSQARRGGPRRDGMPPREGLPPREDAAPPDPGRDQVLDQGRAQGRAQGRRPQRNGNGPREGQRDTPRDTPRDGQRQGQAPRPLIGDMLKEGQEIIVQIAKEPLGKKGARITSHVALPGRYVVYMPTLNHIGVSRKVSSDEERQRLKRVVLDAAKNFAGGFIVRTAGDGRSDEDIRQDVQYLTRLWLDIKAKAEKSNAPSLLHHDPDLVLRTLRDQLSPEYTTIWVDNEQVYEQILLMVQKFQPTLVGRVRLYTKEVPLFEETGVQDELNKALKPKVWLKSGGYIVINQTEALVAIDVNTGKFVGKSNRLEDTIVKTNLEAIQEIVRQIRLRDLGGIIVIDFIDMDERKNRAKVMMELEDAVRADRSPSKILSFNEFGLVALTRKRVRQSLERALCTSCVYCDGSGMVKSPATVSLEILSEAKKVCADWTGKQVTIRVNPEVGKTLKSTAASIIESIEEMTGKGVIIRNDPSVHMENFYFD
- a CDS encoding M24 family metallopeptidase, which codes for MNMEAIQLALRDEGIPAWLFCDFHRRDHVARTLLDLPKGDWMTRRWYYLVPAEGAPVKLLHRIESDQLAALPGTVRVYRGWVELQERLREMLAPYGTIAMQYSPLNQLPSVSMADAGTVELVRSFGHEVISSGNLVQRCDSRWSAAALELHLEAGRAVDQIVRETFAKIGKSITRDGAFTEHQAQQWMAERLARHGLVSDSPPIVAANAHSGIPHYAPQAAGSSSIRAGDFVLLDVWAKCDKPGAVYYDVTWTGFAGPQPPEQIETVFAIVRQARDAAVAAVDEAMRAGQVIRGYEVDRAARSVIEAAGYGDYFVHRTGHSIGQSVHANGANMDDLETHDERPVIPGTCFSIEPGIYLPEFGVRSELDVYVEPRAARITGAVQNEIVRICIEP
- a CDS encoding DUF167 domain-containing protein → MNLRVRVQPRATRNALKPWQPDEWKLFLTAPPVDGKANEACIEFFARGLGIARSRVRIVSGHTARQKVIALESISEADVRTLAGISETTANVQPTQRAAAESNRGNRQR
- a CDS encoding YggS family pyridoxal phosphate-dependent enzyme, with the translated sequence MLTTEHIATNASEVLEAIRVAAHRSGRNADAVRLIAVSKTFPAEAIRAAYDAGLCEFGENRVQEFQEKAPVLNLASALPGVQFHLIGHLQSNKVSLALGFNYIQTIDSERLARRLNEAAAQQGKRLKVLLQIKLGEELAQEDRKTGAAESDASRLATILGSLDHLDPQGLMLIPPYMDDPEASRPFFRKLRELRDRLRAEGHAWVQELSMGMSHDFPIAIEEGATMVRIGTAIFGPRTKRDGDGAGAK
- the tmk gene encoding dTMP kinase, with the protein product MVKPSGKFITLEGIDGCGKTTQAALLAEYLEQRGYPVRLTREPGGTAVGCEVSKLVQTPGPEQLSPLVELTLMFAARVQHIEHIIAPSLAHGTHVICDRFSDSTIAYQGFGRGIPLDTIDLLDQRLCGGLRPGLTLVIDVDVPVAAARTSGRNRGAGVSDTRFEQEGLDFFSRVRGGYVALSQQEPKRVLFIDGSGSIQVVHAGVRSAAEEFLRSS